A stretch of Bradyrhizobium sp. AZCC 2262 DNA encodes these proteins:
- a CDS encoding DUF3175 domain-containing protein, translating to MAERRKTTRPRKTAARKTSRGTTAKKSSPKRWSQRVTRESDALDLKRGVFKLTSAKKIAASLKRSAEHSSRRKSGAYRSALSMLTFYINRAGKTLPKTQRTRLERAKVELKHQFGRE from the coding sequence ATGGCTGAACGACGGAAGACGACACGCCCACGAAAGACCGCGGCCCGAAAAACCAGCCGCGGGACAACCGCGAAGAAATCCTCGCCGAAGCGATGGTCGCAACGGGTGACACGGGAAAGCGATGCGCTCGATCTGAAACGCGGTGTCTTCAAGCTGACCAGCGCGAAGAAAATCGCGGCGTCGCTCAAGCGCTCCGCCGAACATAGCTCCCGCCGGAAATCGGGCGCTTATCGTTCGGCGCTGTCGATGCTGACCTTCTACATCAACCGCGCCGGCAAGACGTTGCCGAAAACGCAACGCACAAGGCTGGAGCGCGCGAAAGTCGAGTTGAAGCACCAGTTCGGGAGGGAGTAA
- a CDS encoding MFS transporter, which translates to MVAKAIRHGAAVGESASISATAKQDNDRVVETSIPARLDSLRWGGFHTRVVAALGITWILDGLEVTLAGALSGALKESPTLQFSNFDVGLANSAYLAGAVLGALGFGWLTDRIGRKKLFFITLALYLTATAATALSWNVASYALFRFLTGAGIGGEYTAINSTIQELVPARYRGWTDLVINGSFWIGAAIGAVAAIVLLDPKLLAPDLGWRLAYFIGAVLGLIVFVMRMWIPESPRWLMIHGRPEEAHAIVDDIERLSTRHPDHPADEVFAKIRLKMRSHTPLGEVAHTLFTTYRQRSMVGLVLMGAQAFFYNAIFFTFALVLTDFFGIPSNHVGWYILPFAAGNFLGPLLLGRLFDTLGRRMMITVTYGVSGILLALSGYLFSIGVLTAQTQTIAWMVIFFFASPAASAAYLTVSETFPLEVRALAIALFYAIGTGIGGVAGPALFGALVDTGSRNSVFAGYLFGSALMIVAAAVAWRYAIAAERKSLESVARPLAFVE; encoded by the coding sequence ATGGTTGCGAAAGCGATACGGCACGGTGCGGCGGTGGGTGAGAGTGCGTCCATTTCCGCAACGGCCAAGCAGGACAACGACCGCGTCGTCGAGACCAGTATCCCTGCGCGACTCGATTCCTTGCGCTGGGGCGGCTTTCATACCCGCGTGGTGGCCGCGCTCGGCATCACCTGGATCCTGGACGGGCTGGAAGTCACGCTTGCGGGCGCCTTGTCGGGCGCGCTGAAAGAGAGCCCGACGCTGCAATTTTCGAATTTCGATGTTGGCCTCGCCAACAGCGCCTATCTCGCGGGCGCCGTGCTCGGCGCGCTTGGGTTCGGCTGGCTGACCGACCGGATCGGGCGAAAGAAACTGTTCTTCATCACGCTCGCGCTCTATCTCACCGCGACCGCAGCCACCGCGCTGTCGTGGAACGTGGCGAGTTACGCGCTGTTTCGCTTCCTGACCGGGGCGGGGATCGGCGGCGAATATACCGCGATCAATTCGACGATCCAGGAACTGGTGCCGGCGCGCTATCGCGGCTGGACTGATCTGGTGATCAACGGCAGCTTCTGGATCGGGGCTGCGATCGGCGCGGTCGCTGCCATCGTGCTGCTCGATCCAAAACTGCTGGCTCCGGATCTCGGCTGGCGGCTGGCCTATTTCATCGGCGCCGTTCTCGGTCTGATCGTCTTTGTGATGCGGATGTGGATTCCGGAAAGCCCGCGCTGGCTGATGATCCATGGCCGCCCCGAAGAGGCGCACGCGATTGTCGACGACATCGAGAGGTTGTCGACGCGGCATCCGGATCATCCGGCCGATGAAGTATTCGCGAAGATCAGGCTGAAGATGCGCAGCCACACGCCGCTGGGTGAAGTAGCGCATACGTTGTTCACGACCTACCGGCAGCGTTCGATGGTCGGATTGGTGCTGATGGGCGCACAGGCATTCTTCTACAACGCGATCTTCTTTACCTTCGCGCTGGTGCTGACTGATTTCTTCGGCATCCCGTCCAACCATGTCGGCTGGTACATCCTGCCGTTTGCGGCCGGAAACTTCCTCGGGCCGCTGCTGCTTGGCCGGCTGTTCGATACGCTGGGCCGGCGCATGATGATCACGGTGACCTATGGCGTCTCGGGCATCTTGCTCGCGCTATCGGGCTATCTGTTCTCGATCGGCGTTCTGACCGCGCAGACCCAGACCATCGCCTGGATGGTGATCTTCTTCTTTGCCTCGCCGGCGGCGAGCGCGGCCTATCTCACCGTCAGCGAGACATTTCCGCTGGAGGTGCGCGCGCTTGCCATTGCGCTGTTCTACGCGATCGGAACGGGCATCGGCGGCGTGGCGGGACCGGCGTTGTTCGGCGCCCTGGTCGATACCGGATCGCGCAACAGCGTCTTCGCCGGCTACCTGTTTGGGTCGGCATTGATGATCGTGGCCGCCGCCGTCGCGTGGCGGTATGCCATCGCGGCCGAGCGCAAGTCGCTCGAATCTGTCGCACGGCCGCTCGCATTTGTGGAGTAG
- the otsB gene encoding trehalose-phosphatase produces the protein MNEDLLEMPLEEDIVREDDTAPETVPVPRSLVPHLSETAILLDIDGTLLDLMPTPREVWVPPGLVKTLNRLLVRTNGALALVSGRSLNDIDLIFAPDQFPAVGGHGAEMRIEPDSESVDAHAPPLDKELKRRLAAIAKLSPGILLEDKGYSLALHYRLAPHAEKAIYAAVSLIRADLPNAPIEVLPGKCVCEIKHSGFTKASGVHELMKREPFKGRRPFFIGDDVTDETVFAIMPDLDGLAFSVGRRAKGVAGHFDAPSDVREFLAHLLDDERDAPLP, from the coding sequence ATGAACGAGGATCTGCTGGAAATGCCATTGGAAGAAGATATCGTCCGCGAAGACGACACCGCGCCGGAAACAGTGCCGGTGCCGCGCTCGCTGGTGCCGCACTTAAGCGAAACCGCGATCCTGCTCGACATCGACGGCACGCTGCTCGATCTGATGCCGACGCCGCGCGAAGTCTGGGTGCCGCCGGGCCTGGTGAAGACGTTGAATCGCCTGCTGGTGCGAACCAATGGCGCGCTGGCGCTGGTCAGCGGCCGCTCGCTCAACGACATCGATTTGATTTTCGCGCCCGATCAATTCCCGGCCGTCGGCGGCCACGGCGCCGAGATGCGGATCGAGCCGGACAGCGAGTCAGTGGACGCCCATGCGCCGCCACTGGACAAGGAATTGAAGCGCCGGCTGGCCGCGATCGCAAAGCTGAGCCCGGGAATATTGCTGGAAGACAAGGGCTATTCGCTGGCGCTGCATTATCGCCTCGCGCCGCACGCCGAGAAGGCGATTTATGCCGCGGTGTCGCTGATCAGGGCCGATCTGCCCAACGCGCCGATCGAGGTGCTGCCCGGCAAATGCGTCTGCGAGATCAAGCATTCCGGATTCACCAAGGCGAGCGGCGTGCACGAATTGATGAAACGCGAACCTTTCAAGGGCCGCCGTCCGTTCTTCATCGGCGACGACGTCACCGACGAGACCGTGTTTGCGATCATGCCGGACCTCGATGGCCTTGCTTTTTCCGTCGGCCGCCGCGCCAAGGGCGTGGCCGGGCATTTCGATGCGCCGAGCGACGTGAGAGAATTTCTTGCGCACCTGCTTGATGATGAAAGGGACGCACCGCTGCCATAA
- a CDS encoding trehalose-6-phosphate synthase produces the protein MILVVVSNRVSRGKPNEPMTGGLAAALLPIVEKSGAIWVGSSGRVRDGNLKEPFAEIEALGTGALAMLDLPAAHYGGYYEGFANSALWPALHSRADLIRATREDYLSYREVNAFMARALLRFRKTDTAFWIQDYHFLALGAELRDLGVTQPIGFFLHTPWPSRSVISGVPHHCELIEAMLAYDLIGFQTEEDCENFLSYAQSDLGLVVHDGVIISRHGRTRAAVFPIGIDPQQFAQLAAKASTHPDVSRLRRSLNGEKLAIGVDRLDYSKGLINRIKAFDRMWTLHPQLSRTASLLQIATPSRGAIEAYGNLQSEVAKLVSDVNGQHGEVDWTPIRYLNKGYGQAVLAGLYRAAQVGVVTPLQDGMNLVAKEYVAAQNPVDPGVLVLSKFAGAANELDTALLVNPHDIDGMARTIALALSMPLTERRMRWEAMMAKLRGHTIQQWFADFTDALRECQLDREELAPVVTEPALWPLRSATNGGARYH, from the coding sequence TTGATCCTCGTCGTCGTTTCTAACCGCGTTTCGCGCGGAAAACCCAACGAACCCATGACGGGGGGACTCGCCGCGGCGCTATTGCCGATCGTCGAGAAGTCGGGTGCGATCTGGGTCGGTTCCTCGGGGCGGGTCCGCGACGGGAACTTGAAGGAACCTTTTGCCGAAATCGAAGCACTGGGTACCGGTGCGCTTGCGATGCTCGATCTGCCGGCAGCGCATTACGGCGGCTATTACGAAGGCTTTGCGAATTCCGCATTGTGGCCGGCGCTGCATTCGCGCGCCGATCTGATCCGCGCCACGCGAGAGGACTATCTCAGCTATCGCGAAGTGAACGCCTTCATGGCGCGCGCGCTGCTGCGATTCCGGAAAACGGATACGGCGTTCTGGATTCAGGACTACCATTTCCTCGCGCTCGGCGCCGAGCTGCGCGATCTCGGCGTCACGCAGCCGATCGGTTTCTTCCTGCATACGCCATGGCCGTCGCGTTCGGTGATATCAGGCGTGCCGCATCATTGCGAGCTGATCGAGGCGATGCTGGCCTATGATCTGATCGGTTTCCAGACCGAGGAAGATTGCGAGAACTTCCTGTCCTACGCGCAGTCCGACCTCGGCCTCGTGGTGCATGACGGCGTCATCATTTCGCGCCACGGCCGCACGCGCGCCGCGGTATTTCCGATCGGCATCGATCCGCAGCAATTCGCCCAGTTGGCGGCGAAGGCGTCGACCCATCCGGATGTCTCGCGGCTGCGGCGCAGCCTGAACGGCGAGAAGCTCGCGATCGGCGTCGACCGGCTGGATTATTCCAAGGGCCTGATCAACCGCATCAAGGCGTTCGACCGGATGTGGACGCTGCATCCGCAGCTTTCGCGCACCGCGTCGCTGCTGCAGATCGCGACGCCCTCGCGCGGCGCGATCGAGGCCTACGGCAATCTGCAGAGCGAGGTCGCCAAGCTCGTCAGCGACGTCAACGGCCAGCATGGCGAGGTCGACTGGACGCCGATCCGCTATCTCAACAAGGGCTACGGCCAGGCCGTGCTTGCGGGCCTCTATCGCGCCGCGCAGGTCGGCGTGGTGACGCCGCTGCAGGACGGCATGAATCTCGTCGCCAAGGAATATGTCGCCGCGCAAAACCCGGTCGACCCCGGCGTGCTCGTGCTGTCGAAATTCGCCGGCGCCGCCAACGAACTCGACACCGCGCTGCTGGTCAATCCGCACGATATCGACGGCATGGCGCGCACGATTGCGCTGGCGCTGTCGATGCCGCTGACCGAACGCCGGATGCGCTGGGAAGCGATGATGGCGAAGCTGCGCGGCCACACGATCCAGCAATGGTTCGCCGACTTCACCGACGCGCTGCGCGAATGCCAGCTCGACAGGGAAGAATTGGCGCCTGTGGTGACCGAGCCCGCGCTATGGCCGCTTCGCTCCGCCACCAACGGCGGCGCGCGGTATCATTAG